A region of Flavobacterium album DNA encodes the following proteins:
- a CDS encoding 5-fold beta-flower protein gives MKKLLITLIALGGTALMSGQTIESGSHNTSGYIKSDGTIEDRSHSTVGYIKSDGTIENRSHSTIGYIKSDGTIEDRSHSTVGYVKSDGTVEDRSHSTLGYVKSDGTVENRSHGTIGYARGVKKEWAAVTFFFFKF, from the coding sequence ATGAAAAAACTATTAATAACCCTTATTGCCCTTGGAGGCACAGCGCTTATGAGCGGACAAACCATCGAATCCGGAAGTCACAATACCTCAGGCTACATTAAAAGCGACGGTACTATTGAGGACAGAAGCCATTCGACCGTAGGCTACATCAAGAGCGATGGCACCATTGAGAACAGGAGCCACAGCACGATAGGCTACATAAAAAGCGACGGTACTATCGAGGACAGGAGCCACTCGACCGTAGGCTATGTGAAGAGCGATGGTACAGTAGAGGACAGGAGCCACAGCACCCTGGGCTATGTGAAGAGCGACGGCACAGTGGAAAACAGAAGCCACGGCACCATAGGCTATGCCCGCGGCGTAAAGAAAGAATGGGCTGCCGTAACGTTCTTCTTCTTTAAATTTTAA
- a CDS encoding STM3941 family protein yields MKNLNFIESAAHNRERQNKSLRNMMVLVLVCAIPAAISRLFFWGYTHKAMVTSWRYRHVSYITDVGWPATVYGYGSFFAIAFALFYIFIRYRYNPKQPSFGVTEDGIFINQQMLRNAFVPWSNIQKAELLGPEASPFMRLTFKDYKALIKGQPFLLKSIAKANLKDGPVMSITKGDTVGDIRKMYEIINEKGFNRSNTEPHTMLSFTDKYGDNLKISANQK; encoded by the coding sequence ATGAAAAATCTCAATTTTATCGAATCGGCTGCCCACAACCGTGAAAGGCAGAACAAATCCCTGAGGAATATGATGGTGCTTGTACTGGTATGCGCCATCCCTGCCGCCATTTCGAGGCTGTTCTTTTGGGGATATACCCACAAGGCTATGGTTACCTCGTGGAGATATAGACATGTAAGTTACATAACCGACGTGGGGTGGCCAGCAACCGTATATGGCTATGGGAGCTTTTTTGCTATCGCGTTTGCCTTGTTTTATATTTTCATCCGCTATAGGTACAACCCAAAACAGCCTTCATTCGGGGTAACCGAAGACGGTATTTTCATCAACCAGCAAATGCTTCGCAATGCGTTTGTTCCCTGGAGTAATATACAAAAGGCCGAATTGCTGGGGCCTGAAGCAAGCCCATTCATGCGATTGACATTTAAGGATTATAAGGCCCTTATTAAAGGCCAGCCGTTTCTTCTAAAATCCATTGCGAAGGCCAACCTGAAGGATGGTCCCGTAATGAGCATCACAAAAGGCGATACAGTTGGCGACATACGGAAGATGTATGAAATAATCAACGAGAAGGGATTTAACAGAAGCAATACGGAACCGCACACGATGCTGAGCTTCACAGATAAGTATGGCGATAACCTGAAGATTTCGGCAAATCAAAAATAA
- the pbpC gene encoding penicillin-binding protein 1C: protein MKIPHWIKENKARFFITLVFLIAFYFCLPRKLFDNPYSTVIESAQGDLLAARIAKDGQWRFPAQDSVPYKFRQCIVHFEDQHFYYHPGFNPVAIVKAMKQNHDAGKVVRGGSTLTQQVIRLSREGKERSYVEKLVELILAARLETRYSKDEILGLYAAHAPYGGNVVGLEMASWRYFGVQPHQLSWAESATLAVLPNAPGLIYPGRNQQELRDKRDRLLKKLFDEKIIDKQTYELALQEDLPKKPFDLPQTAPHLLQNIGKRKDGQRIKTTVNTNLQNRVNQIAARYYQEYKQTEVYNLAIMVVDVETRNIVAYVGNSPTDRNHQKDVDIIPAPRSTGSILKPLLFASMLDAGEILPNTLVADVPTQIAGYSPKNYELTYDGAVPAQKALSRSLNIPAVLMLKDFGVHRFYEQLQHFKLHDINKHPNHYGLSLILGGAESNLWDLCRTYAGMSSTLNYFNAHQAKYRTHEFAELNWDSNVTRDFGKEVYNKPELGAGAIWLTYNAMKEVNRPQADEAWRFYDSSLEIAWKTGTSFGSRDAWAIGTNSKYVVGVWVGNASGEGRPSLTGVGSAAPVLFDVFNLLPRQKWFATPYNDLEEADVCSMSGHLAGEHCPAVKQWIPLNGKKTTACRNHQVVHLDATGQYRVNSSCESVDNMVTKVWFVLPPVQEWYYKKGHMDYMSLPPFRSDCEGSGGTYMDFIYPKEDGKIYLTKDFNGKVQPFVLKAAHTSANARLFWYLGDKYLGETHTFHEMPVNAATGKYIITVIDESGNEIRRRVEIVSE, encoded by the coding sequence ATGAAAATCCCTCATTGGATAAAAGAAAATAAAGCAAGGTTTTTTATTACCCTTGTCTTCCTCATCGCCTTCTATTTCTGCTTACCGCGAAAACTGTTCGACAACCCTTATTCTACAGTGATAGAAAGCGCGCAGGGCGACTTGCTTGCCGCACGTATTGCGAAGGATGGGCAATGGCGTTTCCCGGCGCAGGACAGCGTGCCGTATAAATTCAGGCAATGTATCGTCCATTTTGAGGACCAGCACTTTTATTACCATCCTGGTTTCAATCCGGTCGCGATAGTGAAGGCCATGAAGCAAAACCACGATGCCGGAAAGGTTGTCCGTGGTGGAAGTACGCTCACGCAGCAGGTCATCCGGCTTTCACGCGAAGGCAAAGAGCGTAGCTACGTAGAAAAGTTGGTGGAACTCATTTTGGCCGCAAGGCTGGAAACCCGCTACAGCAAAGATGAGATACTTGGCCTGTATGCTGCACATGCGCCGTATGGCGGAAATGTGGTAGGCCTTGAAATGGCCTCATGGCGGTACTTTGGCGTGCAGCCGCACCAGCTGTCGTGGGCGGAAAGCGCTACACTGGCGGTACTGCCCAATGCGCCGGGGCTTATATATCCGGGGCGAAACCAGCAGGAACTTCGCGACAAGCGGGACAGGCTGCTGAAAAAACTATTCGATGAAAAAATAATCGACAAGCAGACCTATGAGCTGGCATTACAGGAAGACCTGCCTAAAAAACCTTTCGACCTGCCGCAAACCGCACCGCATTTATTACAGAATATCGGCAAGAGGAAGGACGGCCAACGGATAAAGACAACGGTAAACACCAACCTGCAGAACCGCGTAAACCAAATCGCTGCGCGCTATTACCAGGAATATAAGCAGACGGAAGTCTACAACCTCGCCATCATGGTAGTAGATGTGGAAACGCGCAACATTGTAGCCTATGTAGGCAACTCGCCAACCGACCGTAACCACCAGAAAGATGTAGATATTATCCCTGCGCCGCGGAGTACGGGCAGCATATTAAAGCCGCTGCTTTTCGCCTCGATGCTGGATGCCGGCGAGATACTGCCGAATACCTTAGTTGCAGATGTGCCCACCCAAATCGCAGGCTACAGCCCAAAAAACTATGAGCTGACCTATGACGGTGCGGTGCCTGCGCAAAAGGCATTGTCGCGTTCTCTTAACATCCCTGCCGTGCTGATGCTGAAGGATTTTGGGGTACACCGCTTTTATGAGCAGTTGCAGCATTTTAAATTGCACGACATCAATAAGCACCCTAACCATTACGGGCTGTCGCTGATATTGGGCGGCGCCGAATCGAACCTTTGGGACTTGTGCCGTACCTATGCCGGGATGAGCTCGACGCTGAATTACTTCAATGCCCACCAGGCGAAGTACAGGACGCATGAATTTGCCGAGCTCAACTGGGACAGCAACGTGACGCGTGATTTCGGGAAGGAAGTGTACAACAAGCCGGAGCTGGGCGCGGGGGCAATATGGCTGACCTATAATGCCATGAAGGAAGTGAACCGCCCACAGGCCGATGAGGCATGGCGCTTTTACGACTCATCACTCGAAATTGCCTGGAAGACCGGGACAAGCTTTGGCAGCCGCGATGCGTGGGCGATTGGCACCAACTCTAAATATGTGGTGGGCGTGTGGGTCGGCAATGCATCGGGGGAGGGCAGGCCTTCGCTTACGGGTGTTGGGAGTGCCGCGCCTGTATTGTTTGATGTATTCAATTTACTGCCCAGGCAAAAATGGTTTGCTACTCCCTATAACGACCTTGAAGAAGCCGATGTGTGCAGCATGAGCGGCCACCTTGCCGGGGAACATTGCCCCGCAGTAAAGCAATGGATACCGCTGAATGGTAAGAAAACCACTGCCTGCCGCAACCACCAGGTCGTACACCTTGACGCAACCGGTCAATACCGGGTGAACAGCAGCTGCGAAAGCGTAGATAATATGGTAACCAAAGTATGGTTCGTACTCCCACCCGTGCAGGAATGGTATTACAAGAAAGGCCACATGGACTATATGTCGCTGCCACCGTTCCGGAGCGATTGCGAAGGTTCGGGAGGAACCTACATGGACTTCATCTACCCGAAAGAGGACGGCAAAATATACCTTACCAAAGACTTTAACGGAAAGGTGCAGCCATTTGTACTGAAAGCGGCGCATACTTCGGCGAATGCCCGGTTGTTCTGGTATCTGGGCGATAAATATTTAGGGGAAACCCACACCTTTCACGAAATGCCAGTAAATGCAGCTACCGGTAAATACATCATTACCGTTATTGATGAAAGCGGGAATGAGATCAGGAGACGGGTGGAGATAGTCAGCGAATAA
- a CDS encoding DUF6966 domain-containing protein, with protein MSIKEHCVKIYELLKEAGESGWSNGFRGLIAELEANENISVYRKIISIYGGAGSFNDLVLYKNGAVCSEENNELDRLRNGLYNKIAEKWT; from the coding sequence ATGAGTATTAAAGAACATTGCGTAAAGATATACGAATTGCTGAAGGAGGCAGGAGAGTCGGGCTGGTCCAACGGTTTCAGGGGCCTGATCGCTGAGCTTGAAGCTAACGAGAACATATCGGTCTACCGGAAGATCATAAGCATTTATGGCGGTGCAGGGTCTTTCAACGACCTGGTGCTTTATAAAAACGGCGCTGTCTGTAGTGAAGAGAACAATGAACTGGACCGGCTCAGGAACGGGCTTTATAACAAGATCGCAGAAAAATGGACTTAA
- a CDS encoding MFS transporter, with protein sequence MSKQKHPIYNLQFGLVCLSSLLFSASFNMLIPELPAYLSSLGGAEYKGLIVALFTLTAGISRPFSGRLTDTVGRVPVMAFGSLVCFVCGFLYPVLGTVAGFLLLRLLHGFSTGFKPTATAAYVADIAPPERWGEAMGIHGLCFSTGLAIGPAIGSYIGLHYSLDVLFYCSSAFALLSILILMNMKETLPDKQKFRPSLLKISKNDIIAREALPAGIVTFMTYAGYGAILTLIPDWTAHLGIANKGLFFMVFTLASLVIRFVAGKASDRYGRTRVITIGLGILFVSLLIIGYADSPAGLMTGAAIYGVASGILSPAINAWTVDMSHPDHRGKAVATMYIALEAGIGLGALFAGWYYADVISRVPFVMYAAAGVVAICLGYMLLRKSNFRF encoded by the coding sequence ATGTCAAAGCAAAAACACCCTATCTACAACCTGCAATTCGGCCTTGTGTGCCTGAGCTCACTGCTGTTCTCGGCCAGCTTCAATATGCTTATACCCGAACTGCCTGCCTACCTCAGCAGTCTTGGCGGTGCCGAATACAAAGGCCTCATCGTGGCGCTGTTTACGCTTACGGCGGGTATTTCACGACCCTTCAGCGGCCGGCTTACCGATACGGTAGGACGCGTCCCTGTCATGGCATTCGGTTCGCTGGTGTGTTTCGTGTGCGGATTCCTGTATCCTGTTTTGGGTACGGTAGCAGGCTTCCTGCTGCTGCGGCTGCTGCACGGGTTTTCGACAGGTTTTAAGCCGACCGCTACTGCTGCGTATGTTGCTGATATCGCTCCGCCCGAACGCTGGGGCGAAGCCATGGGTATTCACGGCCTGTGTTTCAGTACCGGACTCGCAATAGGCCCGGCCATCGGCAGTTACATCGGCCTGCATTATTCGCTGGATGTGCTGTTTTATTGCTCATCGGCGTTTGCACTGCTGTCCATCCTTATATTGATGAACATGAAGGAAACGCTCCCCGACAAGCAGAAATTCCGCCCTTCACTCCTCAAGATCTCAAAAAACGACATCATAGCCCGCGAGGCGCTCCCGGCTGGCATCGTCACCTTTATGACCTATGCAGGCTATGGTGCGATACTGACCCTGATACCCGACTGGACCGCACACCTCGGCATTGCCAACAAAGGGCTGTTCTTCATGGTGTTTACACTGGCTTCGCTGGTCATCCGTTTTGTGGCAGGCAAAGCATCCGACAGGTATGGGCGTACCCGCGTTATCACCATTGGGCTTGGGATACTGTTCGTATCGTTGCTTATCATCGGTTATGCCGATTCCCCGGCCGGACTGATGACGGGCGCTGCCATATATGGCGTTGCTTCGGGCATACTTTCTCCTGCTATCAATGCCTGGACGGTCGATATGAGCCACCCCGACCATCGCGGAAAAGCAGTCGCCACGATGTATATCGCCCTTGAAGCAGGTATTGGCCTTGGCGCACTTTTCGCCGGATGGTATTATGCCGATGTTATTTCCCGTGTGCCTTTCGTGATGTATGCGGCGGCGGGCGTTGTGGCAATTTGTTTAGGGTATATGCTGCTGAGAAAAAGCAATTTCAGATTTTAG